The following are from one region of the Salvia hispanica cultivar TCC Black 2014 chromosome 1, UniMelb_Shisp_WGS_1.0, whole genome shotgun sequence genome:
- the LOC125206694 gene encoding putative pentatricopeptide repeat-containing protein At1g12700, mitochondrial isoform X1, whose product MMRKIIDSSIQRLHRGFSAKSAASRDLDGEKRRFLGTPTIDFSCIHCSDDAVRLFREMISMSPQPSVPAYNKLLSCAVKLGEYRVAFHMFDKMRQWGVEVNLCSMSIAINCCCLLHRVELGFSILGSLFKLGCEPNLTILSTLLKGLVLVDKIGEAEGLFRKILTLKLCEPNNVMILTVMNGLCRNGQSRTARDLLQVMEKTRVRPNVKAYSAVIDGLCKNGLVDDAMLLVSEMMGKGVSPNIITYNSIIQGLCNLGRWDEVKYLLLVEMVDCGVPLDLITFNTLVDALCKNGKLDEAEEVLQLMVRANVGPDVFTYTSLICGYCSRGRLEKAKEAFDSLGKRGLRHNLMSYTNMINGYCKIKAVDEARLLFDEIPRIGLMHSTASYNIMMDGLFGADRFDEGWKLFNDMEASRVIPDLHSYNILLEGLCGNLQVIEAIPILRVMKEKGVVCDIVTYNILINGLCKVREFDAARSLLDLLPSEGLEANVVTYTTIIGSLYQEGRDEEGKALLLEMEEKGIPPNRVTYNAIISSFAKRNELHKAVPFFEEMYRRGFSASPGTTSVLSDKLGEADVDDNLLEIMKKVVPQLRNE is encoded by the coding sequence ATGATGCGAAAGATCATCGATTCATCAATCCAGCGTCTTCACAGAGGATTTTCAGCCAAATCCGCAGCTTCCCGCGATCTCGATGGAGAAAAGAGGCGATTTTTGGGCACGCCCACGATTGATTTCAGCTGCATACACTGCTCAGACGATGCCGTCCGCTTGTTTCGCGAGATGATTTCGATGTCCCCGCAGCCTTCTGTCCCTGCATACAACAAGCTTTTGAGCTGCGCGGTTAAATTGGGGGAATACCGAGTTGCCTTCCACATGTTCGACAAAATGCGTCAATGGGGCGTCGAGGTGAATTTGTGCTCAATGAGCATCGCAATCAATTGCTGCTGCCTTCTACATCGAGTGGAGTTAGGGTTTTCGATTTTGGGGAGCTTGTTCAAGCTCGGCTGCGAACCGAATCTCACGATTTTAAGCACTCTTTTGAAAGGGCTGGTTTTAGTTGACAAGATTGGTGAGGCAGAAGGGCTGTTTAGAAAGATTCTGACTTTGAAACTGTGTGAGCCCAACAATGTTATGATTCTAACCGTGATGAACGGGCTGTGCAGGAACGGGCAAAGTCGAACTGCCCGTGATCTTCTTCAGGTAATGGAGAAAACTAGAGTTAGGCCTAATGTTAAAGCTTATAGTGCTGTGATTGATGGTTTGTGCAAGAATGGATTGGTTGATGATGCAATGTTGCTAGTTTCGGAAATGATGGGAAAGGGCGTTTCGCCCAATATTATCACGTATAATTCGATAATTCAGGGATTGTGCAATCTAGGTAGATGGGATGAGGTGAAATACTTGTTATTAGTTGAAATGGTTGATTGCGGGGTGCCTTTAGATTTGATCACTTTTAATACTTTGGTAGACGCATTGTGCAAGAATGGGAAGTTAGACGAGGCTGAGGAGGTTTTGCAGCTTATGGTAAGAGCAAATGTTGGTCCTGATGTATTTACATACACTTCTCTTATATGCGGGTATTGCTCGCGGGGGAGACTGGAAAAGGCGAAGGAGGCATTCGACTCCTTAGGTAAGAGGGGTCTAAGGCATAACCTTATGAGTTATACCAATATGATCAACGGATATTGCAAGATTAAAGCTGTGGATGAAGCCCGGCTTCTCTTTGATGAGATTCCGCGGATTGGGTTGATGCATAGTACTGCTTCTTACAACATCATGATGGATGGGCTTTTTGGTGCAGATAGATTCGATGAAGGGTGGAAGCTTTTCAACGACATGGAAGCTTCACGAGTGATCCCTGATTTGCATTCGTATAACATTTTATTGGAAGGTTTGTGTGGGAATCTGCAAGTTATTGAGGCGATCCCGATTCTGAGAGTGATGAAGGAGAAAGGTGTCGTTTGTGATATAGTGACGTATAATATCCTCATTAACGGTCTTTGCAAGGTTAGGGAGTTTGATGCTGCTCGGAGTCTTCTAGACCTTCTTCCATCCGAGGGTTTGGAGGCGAATGTGGTAACGTATACCACTATTATCGGCTCTCTTTACCAAGAAGGGCGTGATGAGGAGGGGAAGGCTCTGCTTCTTGAAATGGAGGAGAAGGGAATCCCACCTAATCGTGTGACCTACAACGCGATCATAAGCAGTTTTGCAAAGAGAAACGAGCTTCACAAGGCGGTGCCATTCTTCGAGGAAATGTACAGACGAGGATTTTCTGCGTCTCCGGGCACTACATCCGTCCTATCGGATAAGCTGGGGGAAGCAGATGTGGATGATAATCTGTTGGAAATTATGAAGAAAGTTGTGCCACAATTGAGAAATGAAtga
- the LOC125213367 gene encoding glycine-rich protein DOT1-like — translation MERYQRVVKPKPEQPANENEIRVTAQGLIRNYVTYATSLFQEKNEKEVVLKAMGQAISKAVAIGEIIKNRIPGLHQNISTSSTTITDAYEPIEEGLNPLEMKRQVSLISIALSTIELNKTSPGYQAPTMKQAEGANQQELDNKQSIVSSTPVGEDNGGGRLQGRGGDRGRGRGRGRGRGHGRGRGWYGDYQENSEGYYYWGGGGQRGGGGGRGGNWGYRGAGYQRGRGDGRGRGRGYSYGGGRGRGYGYGYGGERGGWGYGYGGGRGRGYGYGYGGGRGRSYGGRGRGDQE, via the exons ATGGAGCGATACCAGAGGGTGGTGAAGCCCAAACCGGAGCAACCCGCCAACGAAAATGAAATCCGCGTCACGGCTCAGGGCCTCATCCGCAATTACGTCACTTACGCAACTTCCCTGTTCCag GAAAAGAACGAGAAGGAGGTCGTATTGAAGGCGATGGGGCAGGCTATTAGTAAGGCCGTGGCTATTGGAGAGATTATCAAG AATAGAATTCCCGGATTACATCAAAACATATCAACTAGCTCTACAACTATAACTGATGCCTATGAGCCCATCGAAGAGGGCTTGAATCC GTTGGAGATGAAACGGCAGGTCTCCCTGATTAGTATTGCTTTATCAACTATTGAGCTGAACAAGACCTCTCCAGG GTACCAAGCTCCAACTATGAAGCAGGCAGAAGGCGCAAATCAGCAAGAGCTGGACAATAAACAATCTATCGTTTCTTCCACACCTGTCGGTGAAG ATAACGGTGGAGGCCGCTTGCAAGGTAGAGGTGGAGACCGAGGCAGAGGTCGTGGTAGAGGCAGAGGCAGAGGCCATGGTCGAGGGAGGGGTTGGTATGGTGATTATCAAG AGAATAGCGAGGGATATTATTATTGGGGAGGTGGAGGGCAACGAGGCGGAGGTGGAGGCAGAGGCGGAAACTGGGGATACCGTG GGGCCGGATACCAAAGAGGCAGAGGTGATGGTCGAGGAAGAGGCCGAGGTTACAGCTATGGCGGAGGAAGAGGCCGAGGGTACGGCTACGGCTATGGCGGTGAACGAGGAGGCTGGGGGTACGGCTATGGTGGAGGAAGAGGCCGTGGCTACGGCTATGGCTACGGAGGCGGAAGAGGCCGGAGCTACGGTGGAAGGGGCCGGGGTGATCAAGAATAG
- the LOC125206694 gene encoding putative pentatricopeptide repeat-containing protein At1g12700, mitochondrial isoform X2, whose translation MMRKIIDSSIQRLHRGFSAKSAASRDLDGEKRRFLGTPTIDFSCIHCSDDAVRLFREMISMSPQPSVPAYNKLLSCAVKLGEYRVAFHMFDKMRQWGVEVNLCSMSIAINCCCLLHRVELGFSILGSLFKLGCEPNLTILSTLLKGLVLVDKIGEAEGLFRKILTLKLCEPNNVMILTVMNGLCRNGQSRTARDLLQVMEKTRVRPNVKAYSAVIDGLCKNGLVDDAMLLVSEMMGKGVSPNIITYNSIIQGLCNLGRWDEVKYLLLVEMVDCGVPLDLITFNTLVDALCKNGKLDEAEEVLQLMVRANVGPDVFTYTSLICGYCSRGRLEKAKEAFDSLDRFDEGWKLFNDMEASRVIPDLHSYNILLEGLCGNLQVIEAIPILRVMKEKGVVCDIVTYNILINGLCKVREFDAARSLLDLLPSEGLEANVVTYTTIIGSLYQEGRDEEGKALLLEMEEKGIPPNRVTYNAIISSFAKRNELHKAVPFFEEMYRRGFSASPGTTSVLSDKLGEADVDDNLLEIMKKVVPQLRNE comes from the exons ATGATGCGAAAGATCATCGATTCATCAATCCAGCGTCTTCACAGAGGATTTTCAGCCAAATCCGCAGCTTCCCGCGATCTCGATGGAGAAAAGAGGCGATTTTTGGGCACGCCCACGATTGATTTCAGCTGCATACACTGCTCAGACGATGCCGTCCGCTTGTTTCGCGAGATGATTTCGATGTCCCCGCAGCCTTCTGTCCCTGCATACAACAAGCTTTTGAGCTGCGCGGTTAAATTGGGGGAATACCGAGTTGCCTTCCACATGTTCGACAAAATGCGTCAATGGGGCGTCGAGGTGAATTTGTGCTCAATGAGCATCGCAATCAATTGCTGCTGCCTTCTACATCGAGTGGAGTTAGGGTTTTCGATTTTGGGGAGCTTGTTCAAGCTCGGCTGCGAACCGAATCTCACGATTTTAAGCACTCTTTTGAAAGGGCTGGTTTTAGTTGACAAGATTGGTGAGGCAGAAGGGCTGTTTAGAAAGATTCTGACTTTGAAACTGTGTGAGCCCAACAATGTTATGATTCTAACCGTGATGAACGGGCTGTGCAGGAACGGGCAAAGTCGAACTGCCCGTGATCTTCTTCAGGTAATGGAGAAAACTAGAGTTAGGCCTAATGTTAAAGCTTATAGTGCTGTGATTGATGGTTTGTGCAAGAATGGATTGGTTGATGATGCAATGTTGCTAGTTTCGGAAATGATGGGAAAGGGCGTTTCGCCCAATATTATCACGTATAATTCGATAATTCAGGGATTGTGCAATCTAGGTAGATGGGATGAGGTGAAATACTTGTTATTAGTTGAAATGGTTGATTGCGGGGTGCCTTTAGATTTGATCACTTTTAATACTTTGGTAGACGCATTGTGCAAGAATGGGAAGTTAGACGAGGCTGAGGAGGTTTTGCAGCTTATGGTAAGAGCAAATGTTGGTCCTGATGTATTTACATACACTTCTCTTATATGCGGGTATTGCTCGCGGGGGAGACTGGAAAAGGCGAAGGAGGCATTCGACTCCTTAG ATAGATTCGATGAAGGGTGGAAGCTTTTCAACGACATGGAAGCTTCACGAGTGATCCCTGATTTGCATTCGTATAACATTTTATTGGAAGGTTTGTGTGGGAATCTGCAAGTTATTGAGGCGATCCCGATTCTGAGAGTGATGAAGGAGAAAGGTGTCGTTTGTGATATAGTGACGTATAATATCCTCATTAACGGTCTTTGCAAGGTTAGGGAGTTTGATGCTGCTCGGAGTCTTCTAGACCTTCTTCCATCCGAGGGTTTGGAGGCGAATGTGGTAACGTATACCACTATTATCGGCTCTCTTTACCAAGAAGGGCGTGATGAGGAGGGGAAGGCTCTGCTTCTTGAAATGGAGGAGAAGGGAATCCCACCTAATCGTGTGACCTACAACGCGATCATAAGCAGTTTTGCAAAGAGAAACGAGCTTCACAAGGCGGTGCCATTCTTCGAGGAAATGTACAGACGAGGATTTTCTGCGTCTCCGGGCACTACATCCGTCCTATCGGATAAGCTGGGGGAAGCAGATGTGGATGATAATCTGTTGGAAATTATGAAGAAAGTTGTGCCACAATTGAGAAATGAAtga